The stretch of DNA AGCGTCAATGAAGAAGCTGTAAAGACCGAACCGGCCCCACGGCGACACCAGCGGATGGACCTTCACTTCTTGCGTCATCGCCCGGCGCTCCCGTTCAGGAAGGCGGCCGTCTCGCCGAAGGCCCGGTAGTACTCCGGGATCCAGGAGAAGTGCTGGACGAATCCGTGACCGGCGCCGGGGTACCGGCTGACCGTCGCGTCCACGCCGGCCTCCGCCAGGCGCCGGCCGTAGAGTTCACCCTCGTCCCGCAGCGGGTCGTACTCGGCCGTGATGACCAGCGCCGGCGGCAGGCCCGTCAGGTCCCCGCGCTTGATGGGCGAGACGAGGGGATCCGCCGGATCCGCGCCGCTCTCGAGGTAGAAGGAGTTGAACGGCAACAGCCCCGCCGTCTCCAGCCCGTACCCCTGGGCGTTCTCCCGCAGCGAGGCGTAGCGGTCGACGTCGAAGTCCAGGTCCAGGGACGGGTAGAACAGGACCTGGTGGGTGATGCCATCAAACCCGTCGTCGTGGGCCATCGCGGCGACGCCGGCCACGAAGTTGCCGCCCGAACTGTCGCCCGCGATCGCGAGGTTCTTCCCGTCCCAGTTGAGGGACCCGCCGTTCTCCGCGGCCCAGCGGACCACCCCGTAGCAGTCCTGCAGGCCGGCCGGG from Arthrobacter sp. PAMC25564 encodes:
- a CDS encoding alpha/beta hydrolase produces the protein MPIHPQIAEILSTLPAPDGSPLDPAAMRAGEAAQVAPLEDRLPLHAVEDLTAATPAGGVPVRIYTPAEADAYGLLVYFHGGAFFLGSLDTHDHVARALAKETGHKVISVGYRLAPEAAFPAGLQDCYGVVRWAAENGGSLNWDGKNLAIAGDSSGGNFVAGVAAMAHDDGFDGITHQVLFYPSLDLDFDVDRYASLRENAQGYGLETAGLLPFNSFYLESGADPADPLVSPIKRGDLTGLPPALVITAEYDPLRDEGELYGRRLAEAGVDATVSRYPGAGHGFVQHFSWIPEYYRAFGETAAFLNGSAGR